In Fibrobacter sp. UWH6, the following are encoded in one genomic region:
- a CDS encoding pyridoxal phosphate-dependent aminotransferase, whose amino-acid sequence MKPLSTRTLNIAASLTVAIDTLAKQMIADGKDVVSLGAGEPDFPTPGPIRAAACKAIDEGKTRYTAPVGIMEVRKAVAKKLKDENGLDYKPEQIIMTSGAKHAVFNSLAALVNPGDEVIVPAPYWVTYPELVKWLGGVPVIVQATKEAKFKITAEQLRAAITDKTKAILLNNPCNPTGAVYTKEELGELAKVIVEKDIYCISDEVYEYFVYDTEFTSAAAFPGMAERTIVINGFSKSHCMTGWRIGYNAAPADIAKIIGKIQGQATHHPSNVAQYAALGALEMDKSNVEAMQAAFLKRRNYMLKRTAEILPVPAHAPEGAFYLFAPVTCFYGKKTPEGKVIGGSVELCEYLLQSQGLAIVPGAAFGDDTCVRFSYAASDETLEKACDRFIAGLKALV is encoded by the coding sequence ATGAAACCTCTATCCACTAGAACTTTGAATATTGCCGCCAGTTTGACGGTCGCTATCGATACTTTGGCCAAGCAGATGATTGCTGATGGCAAGGACGTTGTCAGTTTGGGTGCCGGTGAACCGGACTTCCCTACACCGGGGCCTATCCGTGCTGCTGCTTGCAAGGCTATTGACGAGGGCAAGACCCGCTACACCGCACCTGTGGGCATTATGGAAGTCCGCAAGGCCGTGGCCAAGAAACTGAAAGATGAAAACGGTCTGGACTACAAGCCGGAACAGATCATCATGACTAGCGGTGCAAAGCATGCCGTGTTCAACTCCCTGGCAGCACTTGTGAATCCGGGTGACGAAGTGATCGTTCCCGCTCCTTACTGGGTCACTTACCCCGAACTGGTAAAGTGGCTTGGTGGTGTGCCCGTAATTGTACAAGCTACCAAGGAAGCCAAGTTCAAGATTACCGCAGAACAGCTCCGCGCCGCCATTACAGACAAGACCAAGGCAATCCTCCTGAATAACCCCTGCAACCCCACCGGAGCCGTGTACACCAAGGAAGAACTGGGTGAACTGGCCAAGGTAATCGTGGAAAAGGACATCTACTGCATTTCTGACGAAGTGTATGAATACTTCGTCTACGATACCGAATTTACAAGCGCCGCCGCCTTCCCCGGCATGGCTGAACGTACCATCGTCATTAACGGTTTCTCCAAGTCCCATTGCATGACCGGTTGGCGTATCGGTTACAACGCAGCCCCCGCCGACATCGCAAAGATCATCGGCAAAATCCAGGGACAGGCAACACACCACCCTAGCAACGTAGCGCAGTACGCCGCATTGGGCGCTCTTGAAATGGACAAGTCTAACGTAGAAGCCATGCAGGCTGCATTCCTGAAGCGTCGCAACTACATGCTGAAGCGTACCGCAGAAATCCTGCCGGTTCCCGCTCACGCACCGGAGGGCGCATTCTATCTGTTCGCTCCCGTGACCTGTTTCTACGGCAAGAAGACTCCCGAGGGTAAGGTCATTGGCGGTTCCGTTGAACTTTGCGAATACTTGCTGCAGTCTCAGGGCCTTGCCATTGTGCCGGGTGCCGCATTCGGTGACGATACCTGTGTTCGTTTCTCTTACGCAGCCAGTGACGAAACTTTGGAAAAGGCATGCGACCGCTTTATCGCCGGCCTGAAGGCTCTGGTTTAA
- a CDS encoding ATP-binding cassette domain-containing protein: MKSFQIVTPSADKPFTIGRKSDNCLVLDNLMVSRQHAVLECVSGQWTLRNLTENSVTQLNGADVSAPLPIKDGDVILIGTQKLQATLKDRHLSLLVMDAFNNSETELPEGISVETSASAALINFTQKMVSPQGKVLRSIPLNEGEIFKIPGYELELSEGRVACFNAPQGFSVTARQLDIFAGKKQIVRDLNFTLPAGEIMAIIGRSGQGKSTLLRLLQGIHSCGEKSQVRIGGLDYRNAEIRKHIAFLEQDPELRRDLTVRETLLDGGRTSMNHHEFKANAQKRMEQFCQLFGLTERMDNLVKTLSGGEHRRVALARELMGNPGLIVLDEPLSGLDPYNAKILCTHLQQLSFLGHTVILTTHSYEALDIANKVLVLHHGEQGFYGTPADAFRYFNTRDPEEILSDLNDESATNWKNSWERKAQDNQDDSNGDESAHPNIYFVKNELAPVLFYKIGLTAKQWFRDLGKTLTLIIQPLVIGGLFSLIFSELTSLWIVAFAVILSANWLALSLSIREIVQERQILQGEFRKGVKVLPTLLSKATLPTLVAWIQTLIVYAFVNFRIASHVPVTALLLTTAAMVLPAVMVGLMVSAFSRNSGQANATLPLLIIPQVALAGALVPLDQMQALGRALSTVIWSRYNQNSLLNLLLERQDPVVNIVAAIAIAVGFYIVMAIKLFRSKNAK, translated from the coding sequence ATGAAGTCCTTCCAGATCGTCACTCCTTCAGCCGACAAGCCCTTTACTATCGGCCGTAAGTCGGATAATTGCCTGGTGCTAGATAACCTGATGGTGTCTAGACAGCATGCGGTATTGGAGTGCGTTTCTGGCCAATGGACTTTGCGGAACCTGACCGAGAACAGCGTAACGCAGCTGAATGGTGCCGACGTTTCTGCACCGCTTCCCATTAAGGATGGCGATGTCATTCTTATCGGAACGCAGAAGTTGCAGGCCACCTTGAAGGATCGCCATCTGTCGTTACTGGTGATGGATGCCTTCAACAATTCTGAAACGGAACTGCCTGAAGGTATTTCCGTCGAGACGTCTGCGAGCGCCGCCCTGATCAACTTTACACAGAAGATGGTCTCCCCCCAGGGGAAAGTCCTTCGCTCCATACCCCTGAACGAAGGTGAAATTTTCAAGATTCCCGGTTATGAGCTGGAACTTTCGGAAGGCCGTGTCGCCTGCTTTAACGCCCCTCAGGGTTTTAGCGTCACCGCCCGCCAGCTGGATATTTTTGCAGGTAAAAAGCAGATTGTCCGCGACTTGAATTTCACGCTGCCCGCCGGCGAAATCATGGCTATTATCGGTCGTTCAGGCCAGGGAAAATCCACCCTCCTGCGACTGCTACAGGGCATTCACAGCTGTGGCGAAAAATCACAGGTCCGCATCGGAGGCCTGGATTACCGCAATGCAGAAATCCGCAAGCATATTGCATTCTTGGAGCAGGATCCGGAACTGCGCCGCGACCTGACAGTCCGCGAAACACTTCTGGATGGCGGACGCACCAGCATGAACCACCATGAATTCAAGGCCAATGCCCAAAAACGCATGGAGCAGTTCTGTCAGCTTTTCGGTCTGACCGAACGCATGGACAATCTGGTAAAGACTCTGAGCGGAGGCGAACACCGTCGTGTGGCCCTGGCCCGCGAACTCATGGGCAACCCGGGCCTTATCGTTCTCGATGAACCTCTTTCCGGATTGGATCCTTACAACGCCAAGATCCTCTGCACCCATCTGCAACAGCTTTCGTTCCTGGGTCACACGGTGATTCTTACCACCCATAGCTACGAAGCTTTGGACATCGCCAACAAGGTGCTGGTATTACATCACGGGGAACAAGGTTTTTACGGCACCCCCGCCGATGCCTTCCGCTATTTCAACACCAGGGATCCCGAAGAAATTCTTTCGGACCTGAACGACGAATCCGCCACCAACTGGAAGAACTCCTGGGAACGTAAGGCCCAGGATAATCAGGACGATTCTAACGGCGACGAGAGCGCCCATCCAAACATTTATTTCGTAAAGAATGAACTTGCCCCTGTGCTGTTCTACAAGATAGGTCTTACCGCAAAACAATGGTTCCGCGACCTGGGAAAGACCCTCACCTTGATTATTCAACCCCTGGTTATCGGTGGACTTTTCTCCCTGATTTTCTCGGAGCTGACTTCTCTTTGGATTGTAGCCTTCGCCGTCATCCTTTCGGCAAACTGGTTAGCCCTTTCCTTGTCAATCCGCGAAATTGTTCAGGAACGTCAGATTCTCCAGGGCGAGTTCCGTAAGGGCGTAAAGGTCCTGCCCACCCTGCTTTCAAAGGCCACCCTCCCCACCTTGGTGGCCTGGATTCAGACGCTTATCGTATACGCCTTCGTCAATTTCAGGATCGCTTCCCACGTTCCCGTGACAGCACTTTTGCTTACTACGGCAGCCATGGTCCTGCCAGCCGTCATGGTGGGCTTAATGGTGAGCGCCTTCTCCAGGAATTCCGGACAGGCAAACGCTACCCTCCCCTTGCTTATTATTCCCCAGGTAGCACTTGCCGGTGCGCTGGTTCCCCTAGATCAGATGCAGGCTCTTGGCCGCGCCCTGTCTACCGTAATCTGGTCCCGCTACAACCAAAATAGCCTTTTGAACCTACTTTTAGAGCGTCAAGACCCCGTTGTAAACATTGTTGCCGCCATCGCCATCGCTGTAGGTTTTTATATTGTGATGGCAATTAAACTTTTTAGATCCAAGAACGCAAAATGA
- a CDS encoding L-threonylcarbamoyladenylate synthase, producing MRFEVHPQNPQARIVKLAAAALEDDGLVLYPTESGYAIGCNAESPKAIHKLYALKKPMKKFFMALIIPDIRAATDYARIDNFAFNIMKPRVPGPFTFILPADHHIARRLDVKRPEIGVRMPTHPFFKELFQHFDKPILSTAAKLSDEDIYEPDELWKTFEHSVDMMVDCGPIEICPTNIISLVKHGEVEIIRGELDPEM from the coding sequence ATGCGATTTGAAGTACATCCACAAAATCCTCAGGCCCGCATTGTTAAGCTGGCCGCCGCCGCCCTGGAAGACGACGGTCTTGTTCTGTACCCTACAGAATCCGGTTATGCTATCGGCTGTAACGCAGAATCCCCCAAGGCCATCCACAAACTTTATGCCTTGAAAAAGCCCATGAAGAAGTTCTTTATGGCCCTGATCATTCCCGATATCCGTGCCGCCACCGACTACGCCCGCATCGACAATTTCGCCTTCAACATCATGAAGCCCCGCGTACCCGGCCCCTTCACCTTTATTCTGCCCGCCGACCATCACATCGCCCGCCGCCTAGACGTAAAGCGCCCCGAAATCGGCGTGAGAATGCCCACCCACCCCTTCTTCAAGGAACTGTTCCAGCATTTCGACAAGCCCATCCTCAGCACCGCCGCCAAGCTCAGCGACGAAGACATCTACGAGCCCGACGAACTCTGGAAAACCTTCGAGCATTCCGTAGACATGATGGTGGACTGCGGCCCTATCGAAATCTGCCCCACCAACATCATCAGCCTGGTCAAACACGGCGAAGTGGAAATCATCCGCGGCGAGCTGGACCCGGAGATGTAG
- a CDS encoding BamA/TamA family outer membrane protein, which yields MAFCLQLMAASPFAQTKESNDPAPQNSTSENPETENVEEEDSFKWSNLWKWPLDYIIQPVLNVLIYPIATPIDYAVKNGVIERSVDLITFGERKNIFIYPSFNLKPGASTELGVVYRHRSVFLDRDYLVLQGEFFANGDLAFDTRYTKQSILGTPLFAGVRYSINWNRDRHFIVPETKASYLQPDSSFSITWRLGAPLSDNRNWNAEIWTTQNFIKADVPDIEDSLLFSKKFSIEDRGLYQDHMEFPIGASIIYDDLDYPYAPSRGSRVSFSGSYNIVSKYDGVSVKELGDEAKDYYDEDIINGSKRKHDYIRTEFLLQRYFLLGSSPNYILSATEARQNRKFYTDFSWDEAIRVWRPENMMQTLFERRVIALQYRLIDLWEMEKGGAPFNAFPTLNARTPLRGYGDTWASHHIMSLSAEYRWPVDRFVDGVVFDEYALIADKIDKWSFDHYYNSWGFGIRVRQPNMFLCRVQLGFHGLHGVNMIITIAPEFR from the coding sequence ATGGCGTTTTGTTTGCAGCTGATGGCTGCAAGCCCTTTTGCACAAACCAAGGAATCCAATGATCCTGCACCTCAAAATTCAACTTCCGAAAATCCCGAAACAGAGAACGTCGAAGAAGAAGATTCGTTCAAGTGGTCTAACCTGTGGAAATGGCCCCTGGACTACATCATCCAGCCAGTACTGAACGTCCTCATCTACCCGATTGCGACCCCCATCGATTACGCGGTCAAGAACGGAGTCATCGAAAGGTCGGTGGATTTAATCACCTTCGGCGAACGCAAGAACATATTCATTTACCCTAGTTTCAACTTAAAACCGGGCGCAAGTACCGAACTGGGCGTTGTCTATCGACACCGTAGCGTATTCCTGGATCGAGATTATCTAGTGCTGCAAGGGGAATTTTTTGCCAACGGCGACTTGGCCTTCGATACACGATACACCAAGCAGTCTATCCTTGGGACTCCGCTTTTCGCCGGCGTTCGTTACAGTATCAACTGGAACCGAGACAGACATTTTATTGTTCCCGAAACAAAGGCTAGCTATCTACAGCCGGATTCCAGCTTTAGTATTACCTGGCGACTTGGCGCACCGCTTTCTGACAACCGCAACTGGAATGCTGAAATCTGGACAACCCAAAACTTCATCAAGGCCGATGTTCCCGATATCGAAGACTCCCTGTTATTTAGCAAGAAGTTTTCCATCGAAGACCGCGGACTATATCAAGACCATATGGAATTTCCCATTGGTGCATCCATCATCTACGACGACCTGGATTACCCATACGCCCCATCCCGAGGTTCCCGCGTCAGTTTTTCAGGTTCCTATAACATTGTCAGCAAGTACGACGGCGTAAGTGTCAAGGAACTGGGCGATGAAGCCAAGGACTATTATGACGAAGATATCATTAATGGTTCCAAAAGAAAGCACGATTACATCCGCACGGAGTTCTTGCTCCAGCGTTATTTCTTGCTAGGCAGCAGCCCCAACTATATTCTAAGCGCAACAGAAGCCCGACAGAACCGTAAGTTCTATACCGACTTTTCCTGGGATGAAGCCATTCGTGTATGGCGTCCCGAAAACATGATGCAAACCCTTTTTGAGAGAAGGGTTATCGCCTTACAGTATAGGCTAATTGATTTATGGGAAATGGAAAAAGGCGGCGCACCCTTTAACGCATTCCCCACATTGAATGCAAGAACTCCGCTGCGTGGATATGGGGATACATGGGCATCCCATCATATCATGTCCTTGAGCGCAGAATATCGCTGGCCGGTAGACCGCTTTGTTGATGGAGTCGTGTTCGACGAATACGCACTTATCGCCGATAAAATCGACAAGTGGAGTTTCGACCATTACTACAACTCATGGGGCTTTGGCATCCGAGTTCGTCAGCCCAACATGTTCCTGTGCCGTGTGCAGCTGGGATTCCACGGACTGCACGGCGTCAATATGATTATAACCATCGCACCGGAATTCCGATAA
- a CDS encoding GIY-YIG nuclease family protein, whose amino-acid sequence MEKHSYTYILFSQRNGTLYIGVTNDLKRRVSEHKSKAIPGFTQKYGVDKLGYFEVYNDIRFAIEREKVLKGWRRVRKIELLESMNPTWRDLYFNLF is encoded by the coding sequence ATGGAGAAACATAGCTACACATATATACTTTTTAGTCAACGAAATGGGACACTATATATTGGTGTTACTAATGATCTGAAACGCAGAGTTTCCGAACACAAAAGCAAGGCAATTCCTGGTTTTACGCAGAAATATGGAGTTGATAAGCTTGGATATTTCGAAGTGTATAATGATATCCGCTTTGCTATAGAACGGGAAAAAGTGTTGAAAGGGTGGAGAAGGGTGCGCAAGATAGAATTGCTGGAAAGCATGAATCCAACATGGAGGGATTTGTATTTTAATTTGTTCTAA
- a CDS encoding MMPL family transporter → MAALCIYPINHLRWELQLQDSLKGNEVQLDYQDIENSFGGLGSLTIVLQSKDSLTNFNLARNFARDFSKDPLVHFIEFAADENFFKKNRLLYANEDEVAAVVNMVDSVKNAHFRKSNPFLVDLTESADSAGATAEKADGLVKQIEEKYFRELQQSHANNDGTIRVIDIYPTHSLTDLQSNRNLYNRAKAYLDSAASSRNIEVYYTGKIYKSIKTGKKLLPEAKFAGGMAVIILLVLSMLHFYRRPQLILISGLPIALPTIFMFGIAYLFFGRINLFTLNLALILPGHAMQIQTHLLTRFFQERDQNLSPTLSTESAILGIMPPVAASSLIMAALFLSLLLIPLPGLRELAILGAIGVLMNLYICPLLGVSLLRFAQQKKMFNIAEISRHIPRRLKLFPNKVNWAIIVCISILSSAGLLYSGNNLAFLYDFRQTEMQLDEQKVNALIEETGFSTFDPVIVMLPDSSYSSSIQEDFKHLKDRGQIPDLGRIYTQYQFMPKMSKNKKNMLEHLKAELTPQILSRLATDDSVSIVEMLSNYENDIQEFKLSEDIRRKFSGKDGQSGVFAFIIPSSDPDNGLACRHINAQLQKFDGIQDNKFKVCGTPILRANVLDLVLQNVDKSIVLGIIMLWFILLLYYNKLSRAFFTVLPSMFSMSWLTILVHGWGIHISFYSSLAFVLLIGVSVDGSLQLWSSYYEKQNGTAWTVLRAKLSSILTAQGASFIGSFAMLLSSHPGIRSMGIISVIGLICIFISQLTIYPLIASTLDTYRVIKKSRLRKNETSIH, encoded by the coding sequence TTGGCCGCACTTTGTATCTATCCCATTAACCATTTGCGTTGGGAACTCCAGTTGCAGGATTCTCTGAAGGGAAATGAGGTACAACTAGATTATCAGGATATTGAAAATTCTTTTGGTGGATTAGGCAGCCTCACTATTGTCTTACAATCAAAAGACAGTTTGACGAATTTCAACCTGGCCCGTAATTTCGCCAGGGATTTCTCCAAGGACCCTCTGGTTCACTTTATCGAGTTTGCCGCCGACGAAAACTTTTTCAAGAAGAACCGCCTCCTGTATGCCAATGAAGACGAAGTTGCCGCTGTAGTCAACATGGTTGACAGTGTCAAAAACGCCCATTTCCGTAAAAGCAATCCCTTTCTAGTCGACCTTACTGAATCTGCAGATAGTGCAGGTGCAACTGCAGAAAAGGCTGATGGACTGGTAAAGCAGATCGAAGAAAAATACTTTAGGGAACTCCAACAGTCCCATGCCAACAATGATGGGACAATCCGTGTCATTGACATCTACCCCACCCATTCCCTGACCGACCTGCAGTCAAATCGCAATCTTTACAACCGAGCCAAAGCTTATCTTGACTCTGCAGCAAGCTCACGAAACATTGAAGTCTACTATACCGGAAAGATTTACAAGTCAATCAAGACCGGTAAGAAACTTCTGCCCGAGGCAAAATTCGCGGGGGGAATGGCTGTCATCATCCTCCTGGTGCTGTCCATGCTCCATTTCTATAGACGGCCCCAGTTGATCCTGATTTCTGGTTTGCCTATTGCACTTCCCACCATATTCATGTTCGGGATTGCCTACCTGTTTTTTGGAAGAATCAATCTGTTTACGTTAAACCTGGCCTTGATTTTGCCGGGCCACGCCATGCAAATACAGACGCACCTCCTGACCCGATTCTTCCAGGAACGTGACCAAAACTTAAGCCCCACCCTCAGTACCGAAAGTGCTATCCTGGGTATTATGCCTCCGGTTGCGGCCTCTTCGCTAATCATGGCTGCCCTGTTCCTTTCGCTGTTGCTGATTCCTCTGCCGGGTTTGCGGGAATTGGCAATCCTTGGAGCCATCGGAGTCTTGATGAACCTCTATATCTGCCCCCTTCTGGGTGTATCGCTGTTGCGCTTTGCCCAGCAGAAGAAGATGTTCAACATTGCCGAAATTTCCCGACACATTCCTCGACGTCTCAAGCTGTTCCCCAATAAGGTGAACTGGGCCATCATTGTATGCATCAGCATCCTCAGTAGCGCAGGCCTTTTGTACAGCGGCAACAACCTGGCCTTCCTTTACGATTTCAGGCAGACCGAAATGCAGTTGGATGAGCAGAAGGTGAACGCCCTGATCGAAGAGACCGGATTCTCCACCTTCGATCCAGTCATTGTGATGTTGCCGGACTCCTCATACAGTAGCAGCATCCAGGAAGACTTCAAACACCTGAAGGATCGTGGACAGATTCCCGACTTGGGAAGAATTTACACCCAGTACCAGTTCATGCCCAAGATGAGCAAGAACAAGAAAAATATGCTGGAACACCTGAAGGCGGAGCTGACTCCTCAGATTTTGTCTCGCTTGGCCACAGACGACAGTGTTTCTATCGTGGAGATGCTCTCTAACTATGAGAATGACATCCAGGAATTCAAACTTTCTGAAGATATCCGCCGCAAGTTCTCGGGCAAGGACGGTCAGTCCGGAGTATTTGCCTTTATCATCCCCTCTTCCGATCCTGACAATGGCCTGGCCTGCCGCCACATTAATGCTCAACTCCAGAAGTTTGACGGCATCCAGGACAACAAATTCAAGGTCTGCGGAACCCCCATCCTTAGAGCAAACGTATTGGACCTGGTGCTCCAGAATGTCGACAAGTCCATTGTGCTTGGGATTATCATGCTTTGGTTCATTCTGCTGCTGTACTACAATAAATTGAGCCGAGCCTTCTTTACGGTACTCCCTTCCATGTTCTCTATGAGCTGGTTGACCATTCTTGTTCACGGTTGGGGAATCCATATTTCGTTCTACAGTTCCCTGGCATTCGTGCTGCTGATTGGGGTCAGTGTTGATGGCTCCTTGCAGCTCTGGTCATCCTATTACGAAAAGCAGAATGGAACCGCCTGGACCGTTCTGCGCGCAAAGCTTTCTTCAATCCTTACGGCACAGGGGGCCAGTTTTATCGGCTCTTTCGCCATGTTGCTTTCGTCCCACCCGGGTATTCGCAGCATGGGCATTATCAGTGTCATCGGATTGATTTGCATATTCATTTCACAGTTAACCATTTACCCCCTTATCGCAAGTACGTTGGATACTTACCGCGTCATCAAGAAATCAAGGCTCAGAAAAAATGAAACCTCTATCCACTAG
- a CDS encoding YraN family protein, with translation MNKTVHSDTRKKGNAIEDQAAAFLTRNGYQVVARNYAYRGGELDIVAKQGETIVFVEVKSVWNNQQGNPAARVNRLKQKKIWHTACHFLHSHPQIAPRGFDQPCRFDVLSARVYQSPLQFSHIQNAFEGTQVVPQC, from the coding sequence ATGAACAAGACCGTACATTCTGACACACGCAAAAAAGGCAACGCCATCGAAGACCAGGCAGCCGCATTCCTGACCCGTAACGGTTATCAGGTGGTGGCCCGCAACTATGCCTACCGCGGAGGTGAACTGGACATTGTGGCAAAACAAGGCGAAACAATCGTCTTTGTAGAAGTCAAGTCCGTCTGGAATAATCAGCAGGGGAATCCCGCCGCCCGCGTGAACCGCCTAAAGCAGAAAAAGATCTGGCACACCGCCTGCCACTTTCTCCACTCTCACCCCCAGATTGCCCCCAGGGGTTTTGACCAGCCTTGTCGTTTTGATGTACTGAGTGCCAGGGTCTACCAGTCTCCCCTGCAATTTTCACACATTCAGAACGCCTTCGAAGGCACCCAGGTGGTTCCCCAATGTTAG
- a CDS encoding serine/threonine-protein kinase — MIAPQKPEVFPRPFNANYDLIGTLGKGGMGNVYKAMDKRLNREVAFKILDASSDEEAIKRFYMEAQAMKELDHQNVVHVFDFGQQNNQLFISMTYVEGTNLSDILHNKEQLSFEAIEVIIRQIARGLLYAHNKGIVHRDIKPSNIMLTRDNRVYIMDFGISYIQEMEKERLTRTGMTMGTPEYMSPEQCHGDSVTLQTDIYSMGVILYEMTCGRLPFEGEKPIEIALKHVQQQPPPPEQFRKDMPAGLSKLILKCLKKKLNERFHDMQEFLDACDQVFTTERDRQTGRMGNQTLLHKHTQSIADMANKISPKARLLQKKLTALAVFIFPLIIMLLILLMLTHKPESTLRELEWNDAMGNYETKALEIDQKKGYPLDNLKDNDLKTAWLAPVPQKPQNPVLTLYFETNAVVTHFGIAVGYQKSVDDAFGDRFRIFKKPRTLTLETKDGFKQKVKLENIKGMQYPTIQAMETTELKIYLDNVHEGENADFAVSEIRLLGMELP; from the coding sequence ATGATCGCACCGCAGAAGCCAGAAGTATTTCCTCGTCCTTTTAACGCAAACTATGACCTCATTGGAACCTTGGGTAAAGGGGGCATGGGCAACGTCTACAAGGCCATGGACAAAAGGCTTAACCGCGAAGTAGCCTTCAAGATCTTGGACGCCTCCTCCGATGAAGAGGCCATCAAGCGTTTCTACATGGAAGCTCAGGCCATGAAGGAACTGGACCACCAGAACGTGGTTCATGTGTTCGACTTTGGTCAGCAGAACAACCAGCTGTTCATTTCCATGACTTATGTGGAAGGCACCAACCTTTCGGACATCCTCCACAACAAGGAACAGCTCTCCTTCGAGGCCATCGAAGTCATTATCCGCCAGATTGCCCGCGGCCTGCTCTACGCCCATAACAAGGGTATCGTTCACCGCGACATCAAGCCCTCCAACATCATGCTGACCCGCGACAACCGCGTGTACATCATGGATTTCGGCATCTCCTACATCCAGGAAATGGAAAAGGAACGCCTGACCCGCACCGGCATGACCATGGGTACCCCGGAATACATGAGCCCCGAACAGTGCCACGGTGACAGCGTCACCCTGCAGACCGATATCTACAGCATGGGCGTCATTCTTTATGAGATGACCTGCGGTCGCCTCCCCTTCGAAGGTGAAAAGCCCATCGAAATCGCCCTGAAGCACGTTCAGCAGCAGCCCCCTCCGCCGGAACAGTTCCGCAAGGATATGCCTGCAGGCCTCTCCAAGCTGATCCTCAAGTGCCTCAAGAAAAAGCTGAACGAACGCTTCCACGACATGCAGGAATTCCTGGATGCCTGTGACCAGGTGTTCACCACCGAACGCGATCGCCAGACTGGACGCATGGGAAACCAGACTCTGCTCCACAAGCACACCCAGTCCATCGCCGACATGGCCAACAAGATTTCGCCCAAGGCCCGCCTCTTGCAGAAGAAGCTCACCGCCCTGGCCGTGTTCATCTTCCCGCTGATCATCATGTTGCTGATCCTGCTGATGCTCACCCACAAGCCCGAAAGCACCCTCCGCGAACTGGAGTGGAACGACGCCATGGGCAACTACGAAACTAAGGCACTGGAAATCGACCAGAAGAAGGGATATCCGCTGGACAACCTTAAGGACAATGACCTGAAGACCGCCTGGCTGGCCCCCGTCCCCCAGAAGCCCCAGAATCCCGTTCTGACCCTTTACTTTGAAACCAACGCCGTGGTCACCCATTTCGGTATCGCCGTTGGCTACCAGAAGTCCGTGGACGACGCCTTCGGTGACCGTTTCCGCATTTTCAAGAAGCCCCGCACCCTGACCCTCGAAACCAAGGACGGTTTCAAGCAGAAGGTAAAGCTGGAAAACATCAAGGGTATGCAGTACCCCACCATCCAGGCCATGGAAACCACCGAACTGAAGATTTACCTGGACAACGTCCACGAAGGTGAAAACGCAGACTTCGCTGTTTCTGAAATCCGCCTGCTGGGAATGGAACTGCCCTAA
- a CDS encoding 3-hydroxyacyl-ACP dehydratase FabZ family protein, protein MKKSDKEGVLYGEDVCHEVLPQKFPFAFVDEILELNMGDGTAENPPSLVGRMHVTGEQDFFKGHFPGNPVMPGVIQIESMAQAATLLTMIAMEDKTVGKRPAFMGVENCRFRKAVIPPTDIILKVRLTDLRMARRGIFKYAGQVFIGEDLVTEAEFSAAMV, encoded by the coding sequence ATCTGATAAAGAAGGCGTTCTCTACGGCGAAGATGTTTGCCACGAAGTTCTTCCCCAGAAGTTCCCCTTTGCTTTCGTTGACGAAATCCTGGAATTGAACATGGGTGATGGCACTGCAGAAAATCCCCCTTCTCTGGTGGGCCGTATGCACGTTACTGGCGAACAGGACTTCTTCAAGGGCCATTTCCCCGGCAATCCGGTGATGCCCGGCGTGATCCAGATTGAATCCATGGCTCAGGCAGCAACTCTCCTGACCATGATCGCAATGGAAGATAAGACTGTTGGCAAGCGCCCCGCCTTCATGGGTGTGGAAAACTGCCGCTTCCGCAAGGCTGTGATTCCTCCTACCGATATCATCCTGAAGGTCCGTCTCACTGACCTCCGCATGGCTCGTCGCGGCATCTTCAAGTATGCCGGTCAGGTGTTCATCGGCGAAGACCTGGTGACCGAAGCAGAATTTTCTGCAGCTATGGTTTAA